One genomic region from Quercus robur chromosome 4, dhQueRobu3.1, whole genome shotgun sequence encodes:
- the LOC126720743 gene encoding heavy metal-associated isoprenylated plant protein 47-like: protein MKQKVVIRITLNNGKKNARSKAMQIAVGLQGVESVALQGEDNSQIVVVGDNIDSVNLTSLLRKKVGSAELTSVSPVSTEGEKQKQVTNPSESGIQSMVWPTYQAGVPYYYQPSVPYHYVYDAMDYNQNFCSIL from the exons ATGAAG CAAAAGGTAGTGATCCGGATCACCTTAAATAATGGCAAAAAGAATGCTCGGTCCAAGGCCATGCAGATTGCAGTTGGTCTACAAG GTGTGGAATCAGTCGCTCTACAAGGTGAGGATAACAGTcagattgttgttgttggggaCAACATTGATTCAGTCAACTTGACATCTTTGCTGAGGAAGAAAGTTGGATCTGCTGAGTTAACGAGTGTCTCCCCAGTCAGTACTGAGGGGGAAAAACAAAAGCAAGTGACCAATCCTAGTGAATCTGGAATACAATCAATGGTTTGGCCAACTTATCAAGCTGGTGTGCCATATTATTATCAACCTAGTGTGCCATATCATTATGTATACGATGCAATGGATTACAACCAGAACTTTTGCTCTATTTTGTGA
- the LOC126720749 gene encoding disease resistance protein Pik-1-like, producing MKQKVVIRVNLNNGKKNARTKALQIAVGVQGVESVSLQGEDSSQIVVVGNDIDSVHLTSLLRKKVGSAELMSLSPISYEGNKHNGIQSMVWQSYQASVPYYYTYDVPDNNQDSCTIM from the exons ATGAAG CAAAAGGTAGTGATCCGGGTGAACTTGAATAATGGCAAAAAGAATGCTCGGACCAAGGCCTTGCAGATTGCAGTTGGTGTACAag GTGTTGAATCAGTATCTTTACAAGGTGAGGATAGCAgtcaaattgttgttgttgggaATGACATTGATTCAGTCCACTTGACATCTTTGCTGAGGAAGAAAGTTGGATCTGCTGAATTAATGAGTCTATCACCAATCAGTTATGAGGGGAACAAACACAACGGAATACAATCAATGGTTTGGCAATCTTATCAAGCTAGTGTGCCATATTATTACACGTATGACGTCCCAGATAACAACCAAGACTCTTGTACTATTATGTGA
- the LOC126721486 gene encoding zinc finger CCCH domain-containing protein 48-like → MDRRLGFGRAGRGGHLNNKICKFWLSGRCLKNPCRFAHSETPDVATIHRHRQTPYYPRFSNALVSNTWRRAPRNSQNVQEKVVNHKSSENVPGKSESDLDDVKKKSPESVSESSSECFVLENDSNLENVVEEKPLEHVPKKTAERVCEFWVQGTCVYGDQCPYLHSWFCGDKFKRLAELQGHNKALNGIALPIRCNQLCSGSSDGTIRLWDCHTGQCANVINIGGEVGSVCSEGPWLFVGMPNVVKVWNTESGAEYSLNGPVGQVNALESVYNLLFAGVEDGVILTWKGTYETNITFQLAATLEGHTHGITSLVVGGGNRLYSGSKDHTIRVWDHENWQCIMTLNGHDDVVKSLMCWDKYLFSCSLDCTIKVWASTEDGSLEVIYTHSEEHGILALSGMIDPDVKPILYCSCSDKSVHLYELPTFTDRGRLFAKQEIQTLQIGPRGLFFTGDQTGLLTVYTWLAD, encoded by the exons ATGGATCGGAGATTAGGTTTTGGAA GAGCAGGACGAGGAGGGCATTTAAACAACAAGATATGCAAATTTTGGCTCAGTGGTAGATGCCTTAAAAACCCATGTAGATTTGCCCATTCAGAAACACCTGATGTGGCCACCATTCACCGTCACAGGCAGACTCCTTACTACCCTCGCTTCAGCAACGCTTTAGTTTCAAATACTTGGCGTAGGGCACCTAGGAATTCACAAAATGTTCAGGAGAAGGTTGTTAACCACAAGTCTTCCGAAAATGTTCCTGGGAAGTCTGAATCAGACTTGGATGATGTTAAAAAGAAGTCGCCAGAAAGCGTTTCTGAGAGTTCTTCAGAATGTTTTGTTCTTGAAAATGATTCTAATCTGGAGAATGTGGTTGAAGAAAAGCCTCTGGAGCATGTTCCTAAGAAAACCGCAGAAAGGGTTTGTGAGTTCTGGGTGCAAGGGACGTGTGTCTATGGTGATCAGTGCCCTTACCTACACTCATGGTTTTGTGGGGATAAGTTCAAAAGGTTGGCAGAGCTTCAAGGGCACAACAAG GCACTCAATGGAATTGCACTTCCTATAAGATGCAACCAGCTTTGTTCAGGTAGCAGTGATGGAACAATTCGGCTTTGGGACTGCCATACTGGTCAATGTGCTAATGTGATTAACATTGGTGGTGAAGTTGGTTCTGTTTGTAGTGAAGGCCCTTGGCTCTTTGTTGGCATGCCAAATGTTGTGAAG GTGTGGAATACTGAATCAGGTGCTGAATACAGTCTCAATGGACCTGTTGGGCAAGTCAATGCATTGGAATCTGTTTACAATTTGCTTTTTGCTGGGGTAGAG GATGGTGTTATTTTGACATGGAAAGGCACTTATGAAACTAACATTACATTTCAACTTGCCGCAACCCTTGAAGGCCACACGCATGGTATAACATCTTTAGTTGTTGGAGGAGGCAACAGGCTGTACTCAGGTTCCAAGGACCACACAATAAGG GTTTGGGATCATGAAAATTGGCAGTGTATTATGACATTGAATGGGCATGAtgat GTTGTGAAGTCTCTCATGTGCTGGGATAAGTATTTGTTCTCTTGTTCATTGGATTGCACGATAAAAGTTTGGGCTTCTACTGAGGATGGCAGTTTGGAAGTAATCTATACTCACAGTGAAGAACAC GGTATCCTTGCACTTTCTGGGATGATTGATCCGGATGTTAAACCAATCTTGTATTGCTCTTGTAGCGATAAATCTGTCCACCTCTATGAACTGCCAAC attcACTGACAGGGGCAGACTGTTTGCGAAACAAGAAATCCAGACTCTTCAAATAGGTCCTAGGGGCCTCTTTTTTACTGGGGATCAGACTGGTTTGCTGACAGTGTATACATGGCTAGCAGACTAA
- the LOC126721487 gene encoding uncharacterized protein LOC126721487: protein MESQLQWVVNNGPWSFDNHLLLLRRWERGMIANSVTFTHLPIWVQVWGLPFDLFSEEVGTDIGKGLDPMVEVDSKAIASDQSWFLQIRVEIPLDKPIHRGSKVQGLEGDTVWIAFKYEGLIGLCFNYGRLSHEAKHCKEPKDVDGNGCQYGDWLKGGFQKETNGEKNDHCSPP, encoded by the coding sequence ATGGAAAGCCAACTGCAATGGGTGGTAAACAATGGACCGTGGAGTTTCGATAACCATCTACTCTTACTCCGAAGGTGGGAAAGAGGCATGATAGCAAATTCAGTGACTTTCACACATCTGCCAATATGGGTGCAAGTATGGGGACTACCCTTCGACCTATTCAGTGAAGAGGTGGGAACTGATATTGGCAAAGGATTGGATCCTATGGTAGAAGTAGACTCAAAAGCGATAGCCTCGGATCAGTCTTGGTTCCTCCAAATCCGTGTAGAGATCCCATTGGATAAACCCATCCATAGAGGTAGCAAAGTTCAAGGCCTGGAAGGTGATACGGTATGGATAGCCTTCAAATATGAGGGATTGATTGGTCTATGCTTTAACTATGGGAGGTTAAGCCATGAAGCGAAACATTGTAAAGAACCAAAGGATGTGGATGGGAATGGGTGCCAGTATGGAGATTGGCTTAAAGGAGGCTTTCAGAAAGAGACTAACGGAGAGAAGAATGATCACTGCAGCCCACCTTGA
- the LOC126720748 gene encoding heavy metal-associated isoprenylated plant protein 47-like, which produces MKQKVVIRVNLNNGKKNARTKALQIAVGVQGVESVSLQGEDSSQIVVVGNDIDSVHLISLLRKKVGSAELMSLSPISSEGEKQQEPKHNGIQSMVWPAYQASVPYYYTYDVPNNNQDSCTIM; this is translated from the exons ATGAAG CAAAAGGTAGTGATCCGGGTGAACTTAAATAATGGCAAAAAGAATGCTCGGACCAAGGCCCTGCAGATTGCAGTTGGCGTACAAg GTGTTGAATCAGTATCTTTACAAGGTGAGGATAGCAgtcaaattgttgttgttgggaATGACATTGATTCAGTCCACTTGATATCTTTGCTGAGGAAGAAAGTTGGATCTGCTGAGTTAATGAGTCTCTCACCAATCAGTTCTGAGGGGGAAAAACAACAAGAGCCCAAACACAATGGAATACAATCAATGGTTTGGCCAGCTTATCAAGCTAGTGTGCCATATTATTATACGTATGACGTCCCAAATAACAACCAAGACTCTTGTACTATTATGTGA
- the LOC126720744 gene encoding heavy metal-associated isoprenylated plant protein 46-like, translated as MKQKVVIRVTLNNGKKKARSKAMQIAVGLQGVESVSLQGEDSSQIVVVGDDIDSVNLTSLLRKKVGFAELTSVSPVSTEGEKPKQETKPSESGIQSLVWPTYQAGVPYYYQPSAPYYAYEVAGYNQNSCIIM; from the exons ATGAAG CAAAAGGTAGTGATCAGGGTCACCTTAAATAATGGCAAAAAAAAGGCTCGGTCCAAGGCCATGCAGATTGCAGTTGGTCTACAAG GCGTGGAATCTGTGTCTCTACAAGGTGAGGACAGCAGTcagattgttgttgttggggaTGACATTGATTCAGTCAACTTGACATCTTTGCTGAGGAAGAAAGTTGGATTTGCTGAGTTGACGAGTGTCTCGCCAGTCAGTACTGAGGGGGAAAAACCAAAGCAAGAGACCAAACCCAGTGAATCTGGAATACAATCATTGGTTTGGCCAACCTATCAAGCTGGTGTACCATATTATTATCAACCCAGTGCGCCATATTATGCATATGAAGTCGCGGGTTACAACCAGAACTCTTGCATTATTATGTGA